One window of Xanthomonas sp. 10-10 genomic DNA carries:
- a CDS encoding N-acetylmuramoyl-L-alanine amidase, whose translation MTPGIRHFCASALTASLSLAVFAAWAGEIKSVGVSTGATGTRAEIQLAGSGGFKTLTLANPNRLVVDFPESAAARGLKLPPANGLVTSVRTGQPVPGTFRVVFELASPVTALKPQMQTLGSASTLVIEWPGDPAPAAATSVAASTPAALPPPRPLNAQAEAARATAALAASAQRALSVPSTPPPPSAPAVVPAAAMPTVTPAAVPTTVATGVPTPRPGTPAAATQAAAVGNPANRVAVNPATPAAGATSAGGASAAAILNGGSTPMAVAGAGAVVSGTAPGAVADDDLPPRPVLPSEASRVKMAPGMRPLIVAIDPGHGGQDPGAMGPTGKREKDVTLAVGRELARQINATPGMKAYLTRDTDVFIPLPMRAQKARAAKADIFISIHADAAENRSATGSSVYVLSTKGASSQRARWLADKENAADLVGGVRLQQTESTLANVLLDLAQSGHMKASEDAAGHVLGGLKRIGNNHKPQLERANFAVLRTSDMPAMLVETAFISNPDEERRLIDPAYQRKIAAAVLDGIDTFFTRQPPPGTLFAARAQAEADAVGTVAGGSR comes from the coding sequence ATGACACCGGGGATCCGACACTTCTGCGCTTCCGCCCTGACCGCCAGCCTCAGCCTGGCGGTTTTTGCTGCGTGGGCCGGCGAGATCAAGAGCGTCGGCGTCAGTACCGGCGCCACCGGCACGCGTGCAGAAATCCAGCTGGCCGGCAGCGGCGGGTTCAAGACGCTGACACTGGCCAACCCCAATCGCTTGGTGGTGGATTTCCCCGAGTCGGCAGCCGCACGTGGCTTGAAGTTGCCGCCGGCCAACGGCCTGGTCACCTCGGTGCGCACCGGGCAGCCGGTGCCGGGCACGTTCCGGGTGGTGTTCGAGCTGGCAAGCCCGGTTACCGCGCTCAAGCCGCAGATGCAGACGCTGGGCAGTGCTTCGACCCTTGTGATCGAGTGGCCGGGCGATCCGGCGCCTGCGGCTGCCACTTCCGTTGCGGCCAGTACGCCTGCCGCACTGCCGCCGCCACGTCCGCTCAACGCACAAGCCGAGGCCGCGCGTGCAACCGCTGCCCTGGCCGCATCGGCGCAACGTGCCTTGTCCGTGCCGTCAACACCGCCGCCGCCGTCAGCGCCGGCCGTCGTGCCTGCGGCGGCGATGCCGACGGTCACGCCCGCAGCCGTGCCAACCACGGTTGCCACCGGTGTGCCGACGCCACGCCCGGGAACGCCCGCTGCTGCCACGCAGGCGGCTGCGGTCGGCAATCCAGCCAATCGGGTCGCCGTGAATCCCGCCACGCCTGCGGCCGGTGCAACGTCCGCAGGCGGTGCATCCGCCGCTGCAATTTTGAATGGCGGCAGCACGCCGATGGCAGTTGCCGGCGCCGGCGCCGTGGTCTCCGGTACTGCGCCCGGCGCCGTTGCAGACGACGACCTGCCACCGCGCCCGGTGCTGCCCAGCGAGGCATCGCGCGTCAAGATGGCGCCGGGCATGCGGCCGTTGATCGTCGCCATCGATCCCGGCCACGGCGGCCAGGATCCGGGTGCGATGGGCCCGACCGGCAAGCGCGAAAAAGACGTGACCCTGGCGGTCGGCCGCGAACTGGCACGCCAGATCAACGCCACGCCCGGTATGAAGGCGTACCTGACCCGCGACACCGACGTGTTCATTCCATTACCGATGCGTGCGCAAAAGGCGCGAGCTGCGAAGGCCGACATCTTCATTTCCATCCATGCCGATGCTGCAGAAAATCGCAGTGCGACCGGTTCGTCGGTCTACGTGCTGTCGACCAAGGGCGCCTCATCGCAACGCGCGCGCTGGTTGGCCGATAAGGAAAACGCCGCCGACCTGGTCGGTGGCGTGCGTCTGCAACAGACCGAAAGCACGCTGGCCAATGTGCTGCTGGACCTGGCGCAGAGCGGCCACATGAAGGCCTCCGAGGATGCCGCCGGCCATGTGCTCGGTGGCCTCAAGCGCATCGGCAACAATCACAAGCCGCAGCTGGAACGCGCCAATTTCGCAGTGCTGCGCACCTCCGACATGCCGGCGATGCTGGTCGAAACCGCCTTCATCTCCAACCCGGATGAAGAACGCCGCCTGATCGACCCGGCCTACCAGCGCAAGATCGCCGCCGCCGTGCTGGATGGCATCGATACCTTCTTCACCCGTCAGCCGCCGCCGGGCACCTTGTTCGCCGCGCGCGCGCAGGCCGAGGCCGATGCCGTCGGCACCGTGGCCGGCGGCAGTCGCTGA
- the tsaE gene encoding tRNA (adenosine(37)-N6)-threonylcarbamoyltransferase complex ATPase subunit type 1 TsaE: protein MNQLDAHLTDAEATETLGRALAAVRPATAMVQLHGDLGAGKSTLARALLRALGVTGPIRSPTYTLVERYPLSSGDEAWHLDLYRIGNAGELDFLGLDEGSASLWLVEWPERGAGILPPVDLDVELAVDGDGRSVRLLARSPAGRDWLHAAAQQAELQPLFVSGQEE, encoded by the coding sequence ATGAATCAGCTCGATGCACATCTTACCGACGCCGAGGCGACCGAAACGCTAGGCCGCGCCCTGGCAGCGGTACGGCCCGCCACGGCCATGGTCCAGCTGCATGGCGACCTGGGCGCGGGCAAATCCACGCTTGCGCGCGCGTTACTGCGCGCGCTTGGCGTCACCGGCCCGATCCGCAGCCCGACCTACACCCTGGTCGAGCGTTATCCGCTGAGCAGCGGCGACGAAGCCTGGCATCTGGATCTGTACCGCATCGGCAATGCCGGCGAGCTGGATTTCCTCGGCCTGGACGAGGGTAGTGCCAGTTTGTGGCTGGTCGAATGGCCGGAGCGCGGCGCAGGCATCCTGCCCCCGGTGGATCTGGATGTGGAACTGGCCGTGGATGGCGACGGGCGCAGCGTAAGGCTGCTGGCTCGCAGCCCTGCCGGACGCGACTGGCTGCATGCCGCGGCCCAACAGGCCGAGTTGCAGCCCCTTTTTGTCAGCGGACAAGAAGAATGA
- a CDS encoding NAD(P)H-hydrate dehydratase: MYAPLALYDTAAARTLDAQATTLLGGDGYTLMQRAGQAAWQWLLERWPQARRIVVVCGTGNNGGDGYVLARLAQRAGRRVCVVHLPEYGPASALSQRACTDYLAVGGAIELFPYALAQADVVVDALFGIGLNRAPDAQTAALIEAINAAGAPVLALDVPSGIDADHGVAFGTAVRAHSTLQFIVPHIGLYTGDALDHAGERGITSLDVPAAAFDGLHPAAHGWGIDALATQLRPRRRNTHKGESGRVLCVGGNLGSGGAIMLTAEAALRSGAGLVQVATRAEHVAPLLARCPEAMVRATQADDDIAALAGAADVVALGPGLGQDDWARALWQGVLGSDSTVVIDADGLNLLAATAAPRRGPRVLTPHPGEAGRLLGLPTAQVQRDRLAAAAALAQRFDAVVVLKGAGTVVAAPHVVPRIIDAGNPGMAVGGMGDLLTGVIAALLGQGWSAFDAASLGALLHGCAGDAAARDGERGLLPTDLLPQLRRLANAGADA; encoded by the coding sequence ATGTACGCACCGCTCGCTCTTTACGACACCGCTGCCGCGCGCACGCTCGATGCGCAGGCCACCACGCTGCTGGGTGGCGATGGCTACACCTTGATGCAACGCGCCGGGCAGGCGGCCTGGCAATGGTTGCTGGAACGCTGGCCGCAGGCGCGCCGCATCGTGGTGGTGTGCGGCACCGGCAACAACGGCGGCGATGGCTACGTGCTGGCGCGGCTGGCGCAGCGGGCCGGGCGCCGAGTGTGCGTGGTGCATCTGCCCGAGTACGGCCCGGCCTCGGCGCTGTCCCAGCGCGCCTGCACCGACTATCTGGCGGTTGGCGGTGCGATCGAGCTGTTTCCATACGCGCTGGCGCAGGCCGATGTCGTCGTCGATGCGCTGTTCGGCATCGGCCTGAACCGCGCCCCGGATGCGCAGACTGCCGCGTTGATCGAGGCCATCAACGCGGCAGGCGCCCCGGTGCTGGCGCTGGATGTGCCCAGCGGGATCGATGCCGACCACGGCGTGGCGTTCGGGACCGCGGTGCGCGCGCATAGCACCTTGCAGTTCATCGTGCCGCACATTGGCCTGTATACCGGCGACGCACTGGACCATGCGGGCGAACGCGGCATCACCTCGCTGGACGTGCCGGCCGCCGCCTTCGATGGGCTACACCCGGCCGCACACGGTTGGGGCATCGATGCATTGGCCACGCAGTTGCGGCCGCGTCGGCGCAATACGCACAAGGGCGAATCGGGGCGGGTACTGTGCGTGGGCGGCAATCTCGGCAGCGGTGGCGCGATCATGCTGACCGCCGAAGCCGCCTTGCGCAGCGGCGCCGGGCTGGTGCAGGTCGCCACCCGTGCCGAACATGTCGCCCCGCTGCTGGCGCGCTGCCCCGAAGCCATGGTGCGCGCCACGCAGGCCGACGACGACATCGCCGCACTGGCCGGAGCCGCCGATGTCGTTGCGCTTGGGCCGGGACTGGGCCAGGACGACTGGGCACGGGCGTTGTGGCAGGGCGTGCTGGGGTCGGACAGCACCGTGGTCATCGATGCCGATGGCCTCAATCTGCTGGCGGCCACCGCCGCACCACGGCGCGGCCCGCGCGTACTGACACCGCATCCCGGCGAAGCAGGGCGGCTGCTGGGACTGCCCACCGCGCAGGTGCAGCGCGATCGCCTGGCCGCTGCCGCCGCGCTGGCCCAGCGCTTCGATGCGGTGGTGGTGCTCAAAGGGGCCGGCACGGTCGTGGCTGCCCCGCATGTGGTCCCGCGCATCATCGACGCCGGCAACCCCGGCATGGCCGTCGGCGGCATGGGCGACCTGCTGACCGGGGTGATCGCCGCATTGCTGGGGCAGGGCTGGTCAGCCTTCGATGCCGCCAGCCTTGGCGCGTTGCTGCACGGCTGTGCCGGCGATGCGGCCGCGCGCGATGGCGAGCGCGGCCTGTTGCCTACCGATCTGCTGCCGCAGCTGCGTCGCCTCGCCAATGCCGGAGCCGACGCATGA
- the queG gene encoding tRNA epoxyqueuosine(34) reductase QueG, with protein sequence MSAAVTRPDPTDAAARIRALAREAGFQRCGITGIELGEDEAHLRSWLEEGLYGTMHWMAQHGDKRSRPQELVPGTLRVLSVGMDYGRKDDSEAWTTLHDGTRAYVARYALGRDYHKLMRNRLQKLAERIQGEIGAFGYRVFVDSAPVLERALARNAGLGWIGKHTCLIDRNGGSWFFLGEIYLDLPLPIDTPATAHCGTCTRCIDICPTQAIIAPYRLDARRCIAYLTIEHDGPIPEDMRKPIGNRIFGCDDCQLICPWNKFAQRTDEADFRARNELDVATLPQLFAWDESEFLRRTEGSPIRRSGHARWLRNIAVGLGNAPGTPEVLAALEARRHDASDLVREHVGWALAQHGL encoded by the coding sequence ATGTCTGCCGCCGTCACCCGCCCCGACCCCACCGACGCTGCCGCGCGCATCCGTGCGCTTGCACGCGAAGCGGGCTTTCAACGCTGCGGCATCACCGGCATCGAGCTGGGCGAAGACGAGGCGCACCTGCGCAGCTGGCTGGAAGAAGGCCTGTACGGAACGATGCACTGGATGGCCCAGCACGGCGACAAGCGCTCCCGCCCGCAGGAACTGGTGCCGGGTACCTTGCGGGTGTTGTCGGTGGGCATGGATTACGGCCGCAAGGACGACAGCGAGGCCTGGACGACCTTGCACGATGGCACCCGTGCGTACGTGGCGCGTTATGCACTGGGCCGCGATTACCACAAGTTGATGCGCAACCGGCTGCAGAAACTGGCCGAGCGCATCCAGGGCGAGATCGGTGCGTTCGGCTACCGCGTGTTCGTCGATTCCGCTCCGGTGCTGGAGCGCGCGCTGGCGCGCAACGCGGGGCTGGGCTGGATCGGCAAACACACTTGCCTGATCGACCGCAATGGCGGGTCTTGGTTCTTTCTGGGCGAGATCTACCTCGATCTGCCATTGCCCATCGACACGCCCGCCACTGCGCACTGCGGCACCTGCACGCGCTGTATCGACATCTGTCCGACCCAGGCCATCATTGCGCCGTATCGGCTGGATGCGCGCCGCTGCATCGCCTATCTCACCATCGAGCACGATGGCCCGATTCCCGAAGACATGCGCAAGCCGATCGGCAACCGCATCTTCGGCTGCGACGACTGTCAGCTGATCTGCCCGTGGAACAAGTTCGCCCAGCGCACCGACGAGGCCGACTTCCGCGCCCGCAACGAGTTGGATGTGGCGACGCTGCCGCAGCTGTTTGCCTGGGACGAATCCGAGTTCCTGCGCCGTACCGAAGGCAGCCCGATCCGCCGCAGCGGCCACGCGCGCTGGCTGCGTAACATCGCCGTGGGCCTTGGCAATGCGCCAGGTACGCCGGAGGTATTGGCGGCACTGGAAGCGCGTCGCCACGATGCCTCCGATCTGGTGCGCGAACACGTGGGCTGGGCACTGGCACAGCACGGTCTTTGA
- the xseA gene encoding exodeoxyribonuclease VII large subunit: MADRNQQILTPSQLNTLARDLLEGSFPLVWVEAELSSVTRPSSGHLYFTLKDARAQIRCAMFKPKSTWLKFQPREGLRVLARGRLTLYEARGDYQLVLDHMEEAGEGALRRAFDELRARLAAEGLFDAERKQPLPAHVRRLAVITSPSGAAVRDVLSVLARRFPLLEVDLLPSLVQGDSAAAQVTSLLQRADASGRYDVILITRGGGSLEDLWAFNDERLARAIAAAQTPVVSAVGHETDFSLSDFVADVRAPTPSVAAELLVPDQRELVARVRRAHARIAQLQQHALGDAMQRADRLALRLRAHSPQARLQLLQRRQEEAGRQLRARMTQLLERLQARMQRGQTHLQAHNPQRNLASLQQRLRALHPQAAMQRRLQHDQLRLRGLARSLEAVSPLATVARGYAIVTRSADGGVVRSAADVTPGERLRAQLADGSIQVRVERGDD; this comes from the coding sequence ATGGCCGACCGCAACCAACAGATCCTCACTCCCAGCCAGCTCAATACGCTGGCGCGCGACCTGCTGGAAGGAAGCTTCCCGCTGGTGTGGGTGGAAGCCGAACTGAGCAGCGTCACCCGCCCGTCCTCGGGCCATCTGTATTTCACGCTCAAGGATGCGCGCGCGCAGATCCGCTGCGCGATGTTCAAGCCCAAGAGCACCTGGTTGAAGTTTCAACCGCGCGAAGGCCTGCGCGTGCTCGCACGCGGCCGTTTGACCCTGTACGAGGCACGCGGCGACTACCAGCTGGTGCTCGACCATATGGAGGAAGCCGGCGAAGGCGCGTTACGGCGGGCCTTCGACGAACTGCGCGCGCGGCTTGCGGCAGAAGGCCTGTTCGATGCCGAGCGCAAGCAGCCCTTGCCTGCCCACGTGCGGCGGCTGGCGGTGATCACCTCGCCCAGCGGCGCAGCGGTGCGCGACGTACTCAGCGTGCTGGCGCGGCGCTTCCCGCTGCTGGAAGTGGACCTATTGCCGTCGCTGGTGCAAGGCGACAGTGCCGCAGCGCAAGTTACCTCGCTGCTGCAGCGCGCCGATGCCTCCGGGCGCTACGACGTCATCCTGATCACCCGTGGCGGCGGCTCGCTGGAGGATCTGTGGGCGTTCAACGACGAACGCCTGGCGCGTGCGATTGCCGCCGCGCAGACGCCGGTGGTGTCGGCGGTCGGCCACGAGACCGACTTCAGCCTGAGCGATTTTGTCGCCGACGTGCGTGCACCGACGCCGTCGGTGGCGGCCGAATTGCTGGTGCCCGACCAGCGCGAACTGGTGGCACGGGTGCGGCGCGCGCACGCGCGCATCGCCCAGCTGCAGCAACATGCCTTGGGCGATGCGATGCAACGCGCCGACCGGCTGGCATTGCGCTTGCGTGCGCATAGCCCGCAAGCGCGCTTGCAGCTGCTGCAGCGCCGCCAGGAAGAGGCCGGCCGGCAGTTGCGAGCGCGCATGACCCAGCTGCTGGAACGTCTGCAGGCCCGCATGCAGCGCGGGCAGACGCACCTGCAGGCGCACAACCCGCAACGCAATCTGGCCAGTTTGCAGCAGCGGCTGCGCGCATTGCACCCGCAGGCGGCCATGCAACGGCGGCTGCAGCACGATCAATTGCGATTGCGCGGGCTGGCGCGCTCGCTGGAAGCGGTCAGCCCGCTCGCCACCGTGGCGCGCGGTTACGCCATCGTGACCCGCTCCGCCGATGGCGGCGTGGTGCGCAGCGCCGCCGACGTGACGCCTGGCGAGCGCCTGCGTGCGCAACTGGCCGATGGCAGCATCCAGGTGCGCGTCGAACGCGGCGATGACTGA
- a CDS encoding AcvB/VirJ family lysyl-phosphatidylglycerol hydrolase, translating to MGMGIKLFRWVVAILLIGGSGFAVARHMQDGNIAGHYRSVEVVRPEGAPKAMVVLLPDSGHPQQAQQLADMLSNDGALVAVIDTASYRERVRSHRAACSSLADDAERLGKKVLRAEHVDAFLPPVLVGQGDGAVLARQALASAAPDVLGGAVVADAGTKDAGLACSRDMPDANQGFLDDLVDDASPMQIAAATRGHFQAAQAQGLGDLPLVEMRAPGSDRLVLMLSGDGGWRELDKGIAAQLQQQGVSVVGWNSLRYFWASRTPQQVGADLDRVIATYQQRWHIHHVALVGYSFGADVLPFAYPEISPQRRASVQFVSLLGLAHQADFKVRVGGWLGWHNDAERDVEPAIQSLDAQRLQCIYGSEEKDTLCPELRTRGVEVVMRPGGHHFDHDPVVLAGVLMQGWQHAVQTPRPSRG from the coding sequence GGCGGCAGTGGCTTCGCCGTGGCGCGGCATATGCAGGACGGCAACATCGCCGGGCATTACCGCTCGGTGGAAGTGGTCCGTCCGGAAGGCGCGCCCAAGGCAATGGTGGTGCTGTTGCCCGATAGCGGCCATCCGCAGCAGGCGCAGCAGCTGGCCGACATGCTGAGCAACGACGGCGCGCTGGTGGCAGTGATCGATACCGCCAGCTACCGCGAACGCGTGCGCTCGCACCGCGCCGCGTGCAGCTCGCTGGCCGACGACGCCGAGCGGCTGGGCAAGAAAGTGCTGCGTGCCGAACACGTGGATGCGTTCCTGCCGCCGGTGCTGGTGGGACAGGGCGATGGCGCCGTGCTGGCGCGTCAGGCTCTGGCGTCTGCGGCGCCGGACGTGCTCGGCGGCGCGGTGGTGGCCGACGCCGGCACCAAGGATGCGGGCCTGGCCTGTTCGCGCGATATGCCCGATGCCAACCAGGGCTTCCTGGACGATCTGGTCGACGATGCCAGCCCGATGCAGATTGCTGCAGCCACGCGCGGCCATTTCCAGGCAGCGCAGGCGCAGGGTCTTGGCGATCTGCCGCTGGTCGAAATGCGCGCACCCGGCAGCGACAGGCTGGTGTTGATGCTGTCCGGCGATGGCGGCTGGCGCGAGCTGGACAAGGGCATTGCCGCGCAGTTGCAGCAGCAGGGCGTGTCCGTCGTGGGCTGGAACAGCCTGCGCTACTTCTGGGCCAGCCGTACCCCGCAGCAGGTCGGCGCGGATCTGGACCGGGTGATCGCCACCTACCAGCAACGCTGGCATATCCATCACGTGGCGCTGGTCGGTTACTCGTTCGGCGCCGACGTGCTGCCGTTCGCCTATCCGGAAATCTCGCCTCAGCGGCGCGCCTCGGTACAGTTCGTCAGCCTGCTGGGGCTTGCCCACCAGGCCGACTTCAAGGTCCGTGTCGGCGGCTGGCTGGGCTGGCATAACGATGCCGAGCGCGATGTCGAGCCTGCGATCCAGTCGCTGGATGCGCAGCGTCTGCAGTGCATCTACGGCAGCGAAGAAAAAGACACGCTGTGCCCGGAGCTGCGTACGCGCGGCGTGGAAGTCGTGATGCGGCCCGGTGGGCATCACTTCGATCACGATCCGGTGGTGCTGGCCGGCGTGCTGATGCAGGGCTGGCAGCATGCGGTGCAGACGCCCAGGCCCAGCCGGGGGTGA